The Candidatus Sulfotelmatobacter sp. genome has a window encoding:
- a CDS encoding branched-chain amino acid ABC transporter permease, which yields MSTIALLAITGIGLGALYFLIAAGLSLIWGLMRVLNFAHGAFFTVAAYAGWVAGSAVPGGPWLQWLVGLVAAIVAGGVFATLTEVVLIRPLYARHVGQVLVTVGLALATVALVQGGFGSDPKQLTLPDWMGGTTPVLGADIPNTRWITIGAALLVLALLLFFLRRTRYGLIVRAGVENRAMVEALGIDVQRAFTLVFAIGGMAAGLAGWLAGAYYGTIDPVRGSAMLIFAFIVVVIGGLGSVVGSAIAAVVVGVLQQFLNFYGAAGVGDFAVVLLLAGVLLIRPGGFAGAAA from the coding sequence TTGAGTACGATCGCGTTGCTCGCCATCACCGGCATCGGGTTGGGAGCGCTCTACTTTCTCATCGCCGCCGGCCTCTCGTTGATCTGGGGCCTGATGCGGGTGCTGAACTTCGCGCACGGCGCGTTCTTCACGGTCGCCGCGTACGCCGGCTGGGTCGCCGGAAGCGCCGTCCCGGGTGGCCCGTGGCTGCAATGGCTGGTCGGTCTGGTGGCGGCGATCGTCGCCGGCGGCGTGTTCGCGACGCTGACCGAAGTCGTGCTGATCCGCCCGCTCTACGCGCGCCACGTGGGTCAGGTGCTGGTGACGGTCGGCCTCGCGCTGGCGACCGTCGCGCTCGTGCAAGGCGGCTTCGGCAGCGATCCCAAGCAGCTGACGCTGCCCGACTGGATGGGCGGCACGACGCCGGTGCTCGGCGCCGACATTCCGAACACGCGCTGGATCACGATCGGCGCCGCGCTGCTGGTGCTGGCGCTGCTGCTGTTCTTCCTGCGGCGTACGCGCTACGGTTTGATCGTGCGCGCGGGCGTCGAGAACCGCGCGATGGTCGAAGCGCTCGGCATCGACGTCCAGCGCGCCTTCACGCTGGTCTTCGCGATCGGCGGCATGGCCGCGGGTTTGGCCGGCTGGCTGGCCGGCGCATACTACGGCACGATCGATCCGGTGCGCGGCAGCGCGATGCTGATCTTCGCTTTCATCGTGGTCGTCATCGGCGGATTGGGCTCGGTCGTCGGCTCGGCGATCGCGGCGGTGGTGGTCGGTGTCCTGCAGCAATTCCTCAACTTCTACGGCGCCGCCGGCGTCGGCGATTTCGCGGTCGTGCTGCTGCTGGCGGGCGTCTTGCTGATTCGACCGGGCGGCTTCGCCGGAGCGGCGGCGTGA
- a CDS encoding MarR family transcriptional regulator, whose translation MENLLPDAALYCYSGHLLAVLKYAQGVSKAALERELDELGLTGQQFLAMALIAMNADISAAELARASFVTPQAMSATVARLEARGLIRRVPCPTGGRTLETRLTPAGEDLLARAETRAAAIENYLRDELGPEQFDTLMSALQRCSVALASAATETVTHRPWAAHSSTSSDE comes from the coding sequence ATGGAAAATCTCCTCCCCGACGCCGCCCTCTACTGCTACAGTGGCCACCTGCTCGCCGTCCTGAAGTACGCCCAAGGCGTCTCGAAAGCGGCCCTCGAGCGCGAGCTCGACGAGCTGGGCCTGACCGGTCAACAGTTCCTGGCGATGGCGCTCATCGCGATGAACGCCGACATTTCCGCCGCCGAGCTCGCCCGGGCGAGCTTCGTGACCCCCCAGGCGATGAGCGCGACCGTCGCGCGGCTCGAGGCCCGCGGCCTGATCCGGCGGGTTCCGTGCCCGACCGGCGGGCGCACGTTGGAGACGCGGCTGACGCCGGCCGGCGAGGATCTCCTCGCGCGCGCCGAGACGCGGGCCGCCGCGATCGAGAACTATTTGCGCGACGAGCTCGGCCCCGAGCAGTTCGACACGCTCATGAGCGCGCTGCAGCGCTGCTCCGTGGCGCTGGCCTCCGCCGCCACCGAGACGGTCACGCACCGCCCCTGGGCGGCCCATTCGAGCACGTCGAGCGACGAATAG
- a CDS encoding phosphotransferase family protein produces the protein MIQRDADTMDVREEERLDVGRLETYLHEHLEGARGPLELRQFGGGHANLTYLIRFGEREWVLRRPPLGPVAPGSHDMRREHRVLSVLNASYPLAPRSYLLCTDHAIIGADFFVMERRHGIAFRREIPVQWASRPEIMHGVGKSLIDNLAALHAVDPASVGLGELGKPDGYVQRQVDGWIERWNNALTPDVAPVEPYVGWLRQTVPAARRATLLHNDYKLDNTLLDAEHPDRTVAVLDWDMSTRGEPLMDLGALLCLWGERGDGAAGQHGRMPTDHPGFYTRREAAERYAQVSGADLSDLHWYVVFNTFRYAVILQQIYVRYVRGQTHDERFKNLGAAVNVVTERGMELLERGSL, from the coding sequence GTGATCCAGCGCGACGCCGATACGATGGACGTCCGCGAGGAAGAACGGCTGGACGTCGGGCGGCTCGAAACCTATTTGCACGAGCACCTCGAGGGCGCGCGCGGCCCGCTCGAGCTGCGGCAGTTCGGCGGCGGTCACGCCAACCTGACCTATCTGATCCGCTTCGGCGAGCGCGAGTGGGTGCTGCGCCGGCCGCCGCTCGGCCCGGTCGCGCCGGGCTCGCACGACATGCGCCGGGAGCACCGCGTCCTCTCGGTCCTCAACGCCAGCTATCCGCTCGCGCCGCGCAGCTACCTGCTGTGCACCGACCACGCGATCATCGGCGCCGACTTCTTCGTCATGGAGCGCCGGCACGGCATCGCGTTCCGGCGCGAGATCCCGGTGCAGTGGGCGTCGCGTCCGGAGATCATGCACGGCGTCGGCAAGAGCCTGATCGACAACCTGGCCGCGCTGCACGCCGTCGATCCGGCGTCGGTCGGGCTGGGCGAGCTGGGCAAGCCCGACGGCTACGTGCAGCGCCAGGTCGACGGCTGGATCGAGCGCTGGAACAACGCGCTCACGCCCGACGTCGCGCCGGTCGAGCCGTACGTCGGGTGGCTGCGCCAAACGGTCCCCGCCGCGCGCCGCGCGACGCTGCTGCACAACGACTACAAGCTCGACAACACGTTGCTCGACGCCGAGCATCCCGACCGCACCGTCGCGGTGCTCGACTGGGACATGTCCACCCGGGGCGAGCCGCTGATGGACTTGGGCGCGCTGCTGTGCCTGTGGGGCGAACGCGGCGACGGCGCCGCCGGGCAGCACGGCCGGATGCCGACCGATCACCCCGGCTTCTACACGCGGCGCGAAGCGGCCGAACGGTACGCGCAGGTCTCCGGCGCCGACCTCTCCGACCTGCACTGGTACGTCGTCTTCAACACCTTCCGCTATGCGGTGATCCTGCAGCAGATCTACGTGCGCTACGTGCGCGGGCAGACGCACGACGAGCGCTTCAAGAATCTCGGCGCGGCGGTGAACGTCGTCACCGAGCGCGGGATGGAGCTGCTCGAACGCGGTTCGCTCTGA
- a CDS encoding branched-chain amino acid ABC transporter permease gives MNRVARIVVLALIGVVLIALPWIGVSIPAIFDAPLDAPGTLNLLGLCFVFGALALTYDLVFGYVGLLSFGHALYFTAGVYVTAIALNRWHLPLGGAIAVSAVVGILLPLVLGAICLRMRDIPFAMVTLAFAEAGSILVMQNPGGLTGGEEGLALGPDVLPSALVGVANTHNLYWIALAALIVTYAVAWWAVNSPAGHVWQAIRENERRVGVLGLNPYLYKLGAFVLAGFLASCAGIVYLLLQGGANPEVTTSSFTLALLVMVVLGGVGTLWGAVLGGIVYEYLDFRLVGLSNSGAVASLPALLRVPLSEPLFLLGVLFIVLVLFVPGGLAGAVRRLRPA, from the coding sequence GTGAACCGCGTCGCGCGCATCGTGGTGCTGGCGCTGATCGGCGTCGTGCTGATCGCGCTGCCCTGGATCGGCGTGTCGATTCCGGCGATCTTCGACGCGCCGCTCGACGCGCCGGGAACGCTCAACCTGCTCGGCCTGTGCTTCGTGTTCGGCGCGCTGGCGCTCACCTACGACCTCGTCTTCGGCTACGTCGGCCTGCTCTCGTTCGGGCACGCGCTCTACTTCACCGCCGGCGTCTACGTCACGGCGATCGCGCTCAACCGCTGGCACTTGCCGCTGGGCGGCGCGATCGCGGTGAGCGCGGTGGTCGGGATCCTCTTGCCGCTGGTGCTAGGCGCGATCTGCCTGCGCATGCGCGACATCCCGTTCGCGATGGTGACGCTCGCCTTCGCCGAAGCCGGCTCGATCCTGGTGATGCAGAATCCCGGCGGCCTGACCGGCGGTGAGGAAGGCTTGGCGCTCGGACCGGACGTGCTGCCGTCCGCGCTGGTCGGCGTCGCCAACACGCACAACCTCTACTGGATCGCGCTGGCCGCGCTGATCGTCACCTACGCCGTCGCCTGGTGGGCGGTGAACTCGCCGGCCGGGCACGTCTGGCAGGCGATTCGCGAGAACGAGCGCCGGGTCGGCGTGCTCGGCCTCAACCCGTATCTCTACAAGCTCGGCGCGTTCGTGCTGGCCGGCTTTCTCGCGTCGTGCGCGGGGATCGTGTACCTGCTGCTGCAGGGCGGCGCGAATCCCGAAGTGACCACCTCGAGCTTCACGCTGGCGCTGCTGGTGATGGTCGTCTTGGGCGGTGTCGGAACGCTATGGGGCGCGGTGCTGGGCGGGATCGTTTACGAGTATCTCGACTTCCGCCTCGTCGGCCTCTCCAACAGCGGCGCCGTCGCCTCGCTGCCGGCGTTGCTGCGCGTCCCGCTCTCCGAGCCGCTGTTCTTGCTCGGCGTGCTCTTCATCGTGCTGGTGCTGTTCGTCCCCGGCGGCCTCGCCGGCGCGGTCCGACGGCTACGGCCCGCCTAG
- a CDS encoding SDR family oxidoreductase, which translates to MSDDLFDLRGKVAIVTGSSRGIGRAIATRFAQRGARVVISSRDAEACAQVVAELAAAGHAALAIPAHVGKKEQLAALVAGTVAHWGGLDVVVANAAVNPYYGPLAEIGDDAWDRILQSNVRGTLWLAQASFPHIAARGGGAAIFLSSIVGLTGTRNIGAYAVSKTALIGLARSLAVEWGPRGVRVNCIAPGIVRTDFAKALWDDPAVADPAVARAPLRRLADPDDVAGTALYLASRASAYVTGQTIVVDGGLTIDAGM; encoded by the coding sequence GTGAGCGACGATCTCTTCGACCTGCGCGGGAAGGTCGCGATCGTGACCGGCTCCTCGCGCGGGATCGGGCGCGCGATCGCGACCCGGTTCGCGCAGCGCGGCGCGCGGGTCGTCATCTCCAGCCGCGACGCGGAGGCCTGCGCGCAGGTCGTCGCGGAGCTCGCCGCCGCCGGCCACGCGGCCCTCGCGATTCCGGCGCACGTCGGCAAGAAGGAGCAGCTCGCGGCGCTCGTCGCCGGCACCGTCGCGCACTGGGGCGGGCTCGACGTCGTCGTCGCCAATGCCGCCGTCAACCCCTACTACGGGCCGTTGGCCGAGATCGGCGACGACGCTTGGGATCGTATCCTGCAGAGCAACGTGCGCGGCACGCTGTGGCTGGCACAGGCGAGCTTTCCGCACATCGCCGCGCGCGGCGGCGGCGCGGCGATCTTCTTGAGCAGCATCGTCGGCTTGACCGGGACGCGCAACATCGGCGCCTACGCGGTCTCGAAGACCGCGCTGATCGGCTTGGCACGCAGCTTGGCCGTCGAGTGGGGCCCGCGCGGCGTCCGCGTCAACTGCATCGCACCGGGCATCGTGCGGACCGACTTCGCCAAGGCGCTGTGGGACGATCCCGCCGTCGCCGACCCGGCCGTCGCGCGCGCGCCGCTGCGGCGGCTGGCCGATCCCGACGACGTCGCGGGGACCGCGCTCTACTTGGCTTCGCGCGCCAGCGCGTACGTGACCGGCCAGACCATCGTCGTCGACGGCGGGTTGACGATCGACGCGGGGATGTAG
- a CDS encoding ABC transporter ATP-binding protein, whose protein sequence is MSALLSVRDLNVHIGESHILQGVSFDVREGGITGLLGRNGVGKTTTLRGILGLVPRTGSVTLAGEELIHARTHDIVRRGVGYVPEDRDVFAGLTVEENLRLAERAGSPLRYDLVYELFPELKERASQRAGTLSGGQQQMVSLARALLNAQNRLLLIDEPTKGLSPLYVRNVADALRRATEVATILLVEQNLRVAQALVGDVVVLDQGRVAFTGHVEQLLEDPALARQHLGLATAGSH, encoded by the coding sequence GTGAGCGCGTTGCTGAGCGTGCGCGACCTCAACGTGCACATCGGCGAGTCGCACATCCTGCAGGGCGTCTCGTTCGACGTGCGCGAGGGCGGCATCACCGGACTGCTGGGACGTAACGGCGTGGGCAAGACGACCACGCTGCGCGGGATCCTCGGCTTGGTGCCACGGACCGGCAGCGTCACGCTGGCCGGCGAAGAGCTGATCCACGCGCGTACGCACGACATCGTGCGGCGCGGCGTCGGCTACGTCCCGGAGGACCGCGACGTCTTCGCCGGCCTGACCGTCGAAGAGAACTTGCGGCTGGCCGAGCGCGCCGGCTCGCCGCTGCGCTACGACCTGGTCTACGAGCTCTTCCCGGAGCTCAAGGAGCGTGCAAGCCAGCGGGCCGGCACGCTTTCGGGCGGCCAGCAGCAGATGGTCTCGCTGGCGCGCGCGCTGCTCAACGCACAAAACCGGCTGCTGCTGATCGACGAGCCGACCAAGGGACTCTCGCCGCTGTACGTGCGCAACGTCGCCGACGCGCTGCGCCGCGCCACCGAGGTCGCGACGATCCTGCTCGTCGAGCAGAACCTGCGGGTCGCGCAGGCGCTGGTCGGCGACGTCGTCGTGCTCGACCAGGGCCGGGTCGCGTTCACCGGCCACGTCGAGCAGCTGCTCGAGGATCCGGCGCTGGCGCGCCAACATCTCGGTCTCGCGACCGCGGGGAGTCACTGA
- a CDS encoding ABC transporter ATP-binding protein — protein MAADGPPVLRTAGLGLRIGGVAIVDDVSLDVREGEFLVIIGPNGAGKTTLFNLLSGVTQPTSGTIDFAGHDVTHAPTYVRARLGMGRTFQTSTVFAGLSTLENARLAAQAYLGGSASLLRLADRERAPLARAREALAKVGLSARENVHAASLSHGEKRKLDLAILLCGDPRVVLLDEPTAGMAVEDVPEMMELIDRIHRDENKTVLMVEHRMDLIMGLADRMAVMHHGSLLAVDTPEAIVANETVQSAYLGDPL, from the coding sequence ATGGCCGCGGACGGCCCGCCGGTGCTGCGCACGGCGGGCCTCGGCTTGCGTATCGGCGGCGTCGCGATCGTCGACGACGTCTCGCTGGACGTGCGGGAAGGCGAGTTCCTCGTCATCATCGGCCCCAACGGCGCGGGGAAGACGACGCTCTTCAACCTGCTCTCCGGCGTCACGCAGCCGACGTCGGGTACGATCGACTTCGCCGGTCACGACGTGACCCACGCGCCGACCTACGTGCGCGCGCGGCTGGGAATGGGACGCACGTTTCAGACCTCGACCGTGTTCGCCGGCCTCTCGACGCTCGAGAACGCGCGCCTGGCCGCGCAAGCGTACCTGGGCGGAAGCGCGTCGCTGCTGCGGTTGGCCGACCGCGAGCGCGCACCGCTGGCGCGGGCGCGCGAAGCGCTGGCGAAAGTCGGTTTGAGCGCTCGCGAGAACGTGCACGCGGCTTCGCTCTCGCACGGTGAGAAGCGCAAGCTCGACCTGGCGATCCTGCTGTGCGGCGATCCGCGCGTCGTGCTGCTCGACGAGCCGACGGCGGGGATGGCGGTCGAGGACGTCCCCGAGATGATGGAGCTGATCGACCGCATCCACCGCGACGAGAACAAGACCGTGCTGATGGTCGAGCACCGCATGGACTTGATCATGGGGCTGGCCGATCGCATGGCGGTGATGCACCACGGCTCGCTGCTCGCCGTCGACACGCCGGAGGCGATCGTCGCCAACGAGACCGTCCAGTCGGCCTACCTGGGAGACCCGCTGTGA
- a CDS encoding G1 family glutamic endopeptidase translates to MRLFAGFAAASLPFAVFVLNACSGGAGSFVDPGHADAPASVVRRTASLPSNPPQQFSAIRIAAAPNVRCTLSSSTGASAPLAFYTDQNGDGTLYVSAMATSKLDPVTASCGSGAGQRTITIDPKTARPVTAAAPIAPIASDSDVQQAIARLGFDPRSATPEQLIAAHLPTRPPATTGTASYNAWLKAAVTPIQHFVTTSTADPNVQHTTTFVGYPNWSGYTSQGPQGTFQYVQGYWTIPADPVCATTFCESAIWVGIDGNGPVEHANVFQEGVDINATHEKDEFGIWLPQFWDFVMWHEYYPVEPSDENDFNVAPGDTVFCSTAQVTGSGVSVRHYCEDLTSGTASSGNWSNVGSAFAMDSAEWILERPTLNGSDEYDLTDVGSVLIYGAEVESGGTYLDYGQTATYWNLENDTMLGVSGDTLATGTATSSDSELYLNWVNYY, encoded by the coding sequence ATGCGGCTCTTCGCTGGCTTTGCTGCGGCTTCTTTGCCCTTTGCTGTGTTCGTGCTGAACGCGTGCTCAGGAGGAGCTGGTTCGTTCGTTGATCCTGGTCACGCGGACGCCCCGGCGTCCGTCGTTCGGCGAACGGCCTCACTGCCGTCGAACCCGCCGCAGCAGTTCAGCGCGATTCGAATTGCAGCTGCGCCGAACGTTCGCTGCACGCTGTCGTCGTCTACGGGCGCTTCAGCGCCATTGGCATTCTATACCGATCAGAACGGGGACGGCACGCTCTACGTCAGCGCGATGGCGACCAGCAAGCTGGATCCCGTGACCGCATCTTGCGGTTCCGGAGCGGGTCAACGAACGATCACCATCGATCCCAAGACCGCGCGACCCGTGACGGCTGCGGCTCCGATCGCGCCGATCGCAAGCGACAGCGACGTCCAGCAGGCGATTGCGAGACTCGGGTTTGACCCGCGGTCCGCCACACCGGAGCAACTGATCGCGGCGCACCTGCCGACACGGCCGCCGGCGACCACGGGGACCGCGTCCTACAACGCCTGGTTGAAGGCAGCCGTAACGCCGATTCAGCATTTCGTCACTACCTCGACCGCGGATCCGAACGTTCAGCATACCACCACCTTCGTCGGGTACCCGAATTGGTCGGGCTACACTAGTCAAGGTCCGCAGGGCACGTTTCAATACGTGCAAGGGTATTGGACAATCCCGGCCGATCCGGTCTGCGCGACGACGTTTTGCGAGTCGGCGATCTGGGTCGGAATCGACGGCAATGGACCCGTCGAGCACGCGAACGTGTTCCAAGAGGGCGTCGATATCAACGCGACCCACGAGAAGGACGAGTTCGGCATCTGGCTGCCGCAGTTTTGGGATTTTGTGATGTGGCACGAGTACTACCCCGTCGAGCCGAGCGACGAGAACGACTTCAACGTCGCGCCCGGCGACACGGTCTTTTGCTCCACCGCCCAGGTGACCGGAAGCGGCGTCAGCGTCCGTCACTATTGCGAAGACCTGACGTCGGGGACGGCGTCATCGGGGAACTGGAGCAACGTCGGTTCGGCGTTCGCGATGGACTCGGCCGAATGGATCCTCGAGCGCCCGACGCTCAACGGCAGCGACGAGTACGACCTGACCGATGTCGGAAGCGTCCTGATATACGGCGCCGAGGTGGAGAGCGGCGGCACGTACCTTGACTATGGTCAAACGGCGACCTATTGGAACCTCGAGAACGACACGATGCTCGGCGTTAGCGGCGATACGCTGGCGACCGGGACGGCGACGTCTTCCGACTCCGAGCTCTACCTGAACTGGGTCAATTACTACTAG
- a CDS encoding methyl-accepting chemotaxis protein — protein MGTIALVPVVRMELDSSVRGEVAAPALALLAAHLRELANPQHVVDLTRTFAPPPGAGPLEAEAFAALDAFVARVHGVLAAICRSSNDASRAAAENAFLLRRIAEVTERQADETAQLATAVHQTAQAAAVVAESSDATRSLTDELQRFAATSFETMDRSLERLGELRAHAQQAVADVAVVVEHAGQIELMLDVIDDVSVRTNLLAINAAIEAAHAGEHGRGFSVVADEIKKLADSTRSSTRAIAQLVRDVRAAVGSAHEATTHSAGETAAVTSDSAAVREDLTRMGSVVLEASSQIAAIAAAVDEQSATLHQVSRNVATLNQHGEESAAHAARARGLVLGEINAAIFGLAGGFALGTFFDRVRGWGDAFAAEVEHVLADALARGHAQRAQLLDDTYEPLTGALVRTLARLFDVTRAGAGFDPPKYRTAGDQLVDEALAPVCDAWAACDPRLVFASVTDLNGFAVMTSRALRCDWTGERALDLAGNRVKRIFEDPIGLGAARAGLGATGVPKRARRADFARHGIDLRRPAGPRGFALQTYARDTGVILNDLAVPVYLGEDRFGCVRIGYESSEGLSETKELSD, from the coding sequence ATGGGAACCATAGCCCTCGTCCCGGTGGTCCGCATGGAACTCGACTCCAGCGTGCGCGGCGAAGTCGCTGCGCCGGCGCTCGCGCTTCTGGCCGCGCATCTGCGCGAGCTGGCCAACCCGCAGCACGTCGTCGATCTGACCCGCACCTTCGCACCGCCGCCGGGCGCCGGTCCGCTCGAAGCGGAGGCGTTCGCCGCGCTCGACGCGTTCGTCGCGCGCGTGCACGGCGTCTTGGCCGCGATCTGCCGCAGCTCGAACGACGCTTCGCGCGCCGCCGCCGAGAACGCGTTCCTGCTGCGCCGGATCGCCGAGGTCACCGAACGGCAAGCCGACGAGACCGCGCAGTTGGCGACGGCGGTCCATCAGACCGCGCAAGCCGCCGCCGTCGTCGCCGAGTCGAGCGACGCGACCCGTTCGCTGACCGACGAGCTGCAGCGCTTTGCGGCGACCTCGTTCGAAACGATGGACCGCTCGTTGGAGCGGCTGGGCGAGCTGCGCGCGCACGCGCAGCAGGCCGTCGCCGACGTCGCCGTCGTGGTCGAGCACGCCGGGCAGATCGAGTTGATGCTCGACGTCATCGACGACGTCTCGGTGCGCACCAACTTGTTGGCGATCAACGCCGCGATCGAGGCGGCGCACGCCGGCGAGCACGGGCGCGGCTTCTCCGTCGTCGCCGACGAGATCAAGAAGCTGGCCGACTCGACCCGCAGCTCGACGCGCGCGATCGCGCAGCTGGTGCGCGACGTGCGCGCCGCCGTCGGCTCCGCGCACGAGGCGACGACGCACAGCGCGGGCGAGACCGCCGCCGTGACCAGCGACTCCGCCGCCGTGCGCGAGGACCTCACCCGCATGGGCAGCGTCGTGCTGGAGGCGAGCAGTCAGATCGCGGCGATCGCGGCCGCGGTCGACGAGCAGTCGGCGACGCTGCACCAAGTCTCGCGCAACGTCGCCACGCTGAATCAGCACGGCGAGGAGTCGGCCGCGCACGCCGCGCGGGCGCGCGGTCTGGTGCTCGGGGAGATCAACGCCGCGATCTTCGGGTTGGCCGGCGGCTTCGCGCTGGGCACCTTCTTCGACCGCGTGCGCGGCTGGGGCGACGCCTTCGCCGCCGAGGTCGAGCACGTGCTCGCCGACGCCCTCGCGCGCGGGCACGCGCAACGCGCGCAGCTGCTCGACGACACCTACGAGCCGCTGACCGGCGCGCTGGTGCGCACCCTCGCGCGCCTGTTCGACGTCACGCGCGCCGGCGCGGGCTTCGATCCGCCCAAGTACCGCACCGCCGGCGACCAGCTCGTCGACGAAGCGCTGGCGCCGGTCTGCGACGCCTGGGCCGCGTGCGATCCGCGCCTGGTCTTCGCCAGCGTCACCGACCTCAACGGCTTCGCGGTGATGACCTCGCGCGCGCTGCGGTGCGACTGGACGGGTGAACGCGCGCTGGACCTGGCCGGCAACCGGGTCAAACGGATCTTCGAGGACCCGATCGGCCTGGGCGCCGCGCGGGCCGGGCTGGGCGCGACGGGCGTCCCCAAGCGCGCCCGGCGGGCCGACTTCGCCCGGCACGGGATCGACCTGCGCCGGCCCGCCGGCCCGCGCGGTTTCGCGCTGCAGACGTACGCCCGGGACACCGGCGTCATCCTCAACGATCTGGCCGTCCCGGTCTACCTGGGTGAGGACCGCTTCGGCTGCGTGCGCATCGGCTACGAGTCCAGCGAGGGTCTGAGCGAAACGAAGGAGCTCTCCGACTAA
- a CDS encoding histidine phosphatase family protein produces MARVDPLEELGLSLGSGAAELYVVRHADAVPESDDAFTVYDDYEQHPLSARGRDQAERTAQRLREVGLTAIYASPVRRARETAEAIAAASGLPVQLEPDVTEITIGPVEEGMPLRARLAWLAMVAMRDGSWRGIPGTEDGARVRERMLRALDGIAARHRGERVAVVSHAGAINAAVGAIAGTAHDFLFPLANTSICVVRIGGGRRLLMSANETAHLTAAPARSTP; encoded by the coding sequence GTGGCGCGCGTCGACCCGCTCGAGGAACTGGGCCTGAGCCTGGGGTCGGGCGCGGCGGAGCTGTACGTGGTGCGGCACGCCGACGCGGTCCCGGAATCCGACGACGCGTTCACCGTCTACGACGACTACGAGCAGCACCCGCTCAGCGCGCGCGGACGCGATCAAGCCGAGCGCACCGCGCAGCGGCTGCGCGAGGTCGGGCTGACCGCGATCTACGCGAGCCCGGTGCGCCGCGCGCGCGAGACCGCCGAGGCGATCGCGGCGGCGAGCGGACTGCCCGTGCAGCTCGAGCCGGACGTCACCGAGATCACCATCGGGCCGGTCGAAGAGGGGATGCCGCTGCGCGCGCGGCTGGCGTGGCTGGCGATGGTCGCGATGCGCGACGGCTCGTGGCGCGGGATTCCCGGTACGGAGGACGGCGCGCGGGTGCGCGAGCGCATGCTGCGCGCGCTCGACGGGATCGCCGCGCGCCATCGCGGCGAGCGGGTCGCCGTCGTCTCGCACGCCGGCGCGATCAACGCCGCCGTGGGTGCGATCGCCGGCACCGCGCACGACTTCTTGTTTCCGCTGGCCAACACGTCGATCTGCGTGGTGCGCATCGGCGGCGGCCGGCGGCTGCTGATGAGCGCGAACGAGACGGCGCACCTGACGGCCGCGCCGGCGCGGAGCACGCCGTGA